In Duganella zoogloeoides, a single genomic region encodes these proteins:
- the rnc gene encoding ribonuclease III — protein sequence MNLQLLQTRLGYTFQDAGLLQQALTHRSHSSLHNERLEFLGDSVLNCVVATILYERYTTIDEGDLSRLRANLVKQQSLFEIAQKLELSQFLRLGEGELKSGGFRRPSILADTLEAILGAIFLDGGFNPAAEAIRAFYIPILDTVDPQTLGKDAKTLLQEFLQSRKISLPLYNVVATHGAAHSQEFEIECQIPKLGIQLFGRGGSRRAGEQAAAKLALEAAQQALLKTPAAVRKAKPRAAQLKLAGIATVQTDDDAESAPSAKAANK from the coding sequence ATGAATCTTCAGTTATTGCAAACCCGTCTAGGCTATACGTTCCAGGATGCCGGCCTGCTGCAGCAGGCCTTGACCCACCGTAGCCATAGCAGCTTGCATAACGAACGCCTCGAGTTCCTTGGCGACTCCGTGCTCAACTGCGTCGTTGCCACCATCCTGTACGAGCGCTACACCACCATCGACGAAGGCGACCTGTCGCGCTTGCGCGCCAACCTGGTCAAGCAGCAGTCGCTGTTTGAAATCGCCCAGAAGCTCGAACTGTCGCAGTTCCTGCGCTTGGGCGAGGGCGAGCTGAAGTCGGGCGGCTTCCGCCGGCCGTCGATCCTGGCCGATACGCTCGAAGCGATCCTTGGCGCAATTTTCCTCGATGGCGGTTTCAACCCGGCTGCCGAGGCGATCCGCGCCTTCTACATCCCGATCCTCGACACGGTGGACCCGCAAACCCTGGGCAAGGACGCCAAGACCCTGCTGCAGGAATTCCTGCAAAGCCGGAAGATTTCGCTGCCGCTGTACAATGTGGTGGCCACCCACGGCGCCGCCCACAGCCAGGAATTCGAGATCGAGTGCCAGATTCCCAAGCTGGGCATCCAGCTGTTCGGCCGTGGCGGCAGCCGCCGCGCCGGCGAACAGGCCGCCGCCAAGCTGGCACTGGAAGCGGCGCAGCAAGCGCTGTTGAAGACCCCGGCCGCAGTGCGCAAGGCCAAGCCGCGTGCCGCCCAGCTCAAGCTGGCCGGCATCGCCACCGTGCAAACCGATGACGACGCAGAATCTGCACCATCGGCCAAGGCAGCCAACAAGTAA
- a CDS encoding DUF4845 domain-containing protein: MRTHRQNGVSLTGLILVLAVLGVVAVLALKILPTYTEYRAVKNAIVTAKAAGGNSVPEIRKAFDANATVAYITAISGSDLTIEREGDSVEVSFAYEKKIPLVGPASLLLEYQGTTAAAGKPH; the protein is encoded by the coding sequence ATGCGAACACATCGGCAAAACGGCGTTTCCCTGACCGGGTTGATCCTGGTCCTGGCCGTGCTGGGCGTGGTGGCCGTGCTGGCCCTCAAGATCTTGCCCACGTACACGGAATATCGGGCAGTGAAGAATGCCATCGTGACGGCCAAGGCCGCCGGTGGCAATTCGGTGCCCGAGATCCGCAAGGCCTTCGATGCCAACGCGACCGTCGCTTACATCACCGCCATTTCCGGCAGCGACCTGACTATCGAGCGCGAGGGTGACAGCGTCGAGGTCAGCTTCGCCTACGAAAAGAAAATCCCGCTGGTCGGACCGGCCAGCCTGCTCCTGGAATACCAGGGCACTACCGCCGCAGCCGGCAAACCTCATTAA
- the lepB gene encoding signal peptidase I, with the protein MTMQVILGNFALILFVLMVITGVIWCLDVFVLAKQRRAAANRALAEYDARAAKLTADGYQADNNVNRAALEASILRQPTWVEYSGSFFPVIALVFVLRSFLYEPFKIPSSSMVPTLEIGDLILVNKFTYGIRLPVLNKKVFQINDPQRGDVMVFKYPLDMTQDYIKRVIGVPGDKITYENKKLTVNGVAVQYTALPDYLGGDEQKQLSYNKQYQEALSGVSHRILNFENAPTLSLPQVMDFPMRQESCTYTYDSFTCVVPAGHYFMMGDNRDNSTDSRYWGFVPDKNIVGKAFFVWMNLSNLKRIGSIK; encoded by the coding sequence ATGACCATGCAAGTGATTTTGGGTAACTTCGCGCTGATCCTGTTCGTGTTGATGGTGATCACCGGCGTGATCTGGTGTCTCGATGTGTTCGTATTGGCCAAGCAGCGCCGCGCTGCCGCCAACCGCGCGCTGGCCGAGTACGATGCGCGCGCCGCCAAGCTCACCGCCGACGGCTACCAGGCCGACAACAACGTCAACCGCGCCGCGCTGGAAGCGAGCATCCTGCGCCAGCCAACCTGGGTGGAATACTCGGGCAGTTTCTTCCCGGTGATCGCCCTGGTGTTCGTGTTGCGTTCGTTCCTGTACGAGCCGTTCAAGATCCCGTCGTCGTCGATGGTGCCGACCCTGGAAATTGGCGACCTGATCCTGGTGAACAAGTTCACCTACGGTATCCGCCTGCCGGTGCTGAACAAAAAAGTTTTCCAGATCAACGATCCGCAGCGCGGTGACGTGATGGTGTTCAAATATCCGCTGGACATGACCCAGGATTACATCAAGCGCGTGATTGGCGTGCCTGGTGATAAGATCACGTACGAGAACAAGAAGCTGACCGTGAACGGCGTGGCGGTGCAGTACACCGCGTTGCCGGACTACCTCGGTGGCGATGAGCAAAAGCAGCTCAGCTATAACAAGCAGTACCAGGAAGCGCTGTCCGGCGTCAGCCACCGCATTCTCAACTTCGAGAACGCGCCTACGCTGAGTCTGCCGCAAGTGATGGACTTCCCGATGCGGCAAGAGTCGTGCACGTACACCTACGACAGCTTCACGTGCGTGGTGCCGGCCGGTCATTACTTCATGATGGGCGACAACCGCGACAACAGTACCGACAGCCGCTACTGGGGCTTTGTCCCGGACAAGAATATCGTCGGCAAAGCATTCTTTGTCTGGATGAACCTGAGCAACCTGAAGCGTATCGGCAGCATCAAGTAA